A DNA window from Pseudomonas sp. GD03919 contains the following coding sequences:
- the napA gene encoding nitrate reductase catalytic subunit NapA, giving the protein MKLSRREFAKANAAAIAATAAGLPLVTTASNLITEADMTRLDWNKAPCRFCGTGCSVMVATRDNRVVATHGDVKAEVNRGLNCVKGYFLSKIMYGVDRLNQPLLRMKNGVYDKQGEFQPVSWEQAFDIMEQKTKEALREHGPEAVGMFGSGQWTVWEGYAANKLMKAGFRSNNIDPNARHCMASAVMGFMRTFGMDEPMGCYDDIEAADAFVLWGSNMAEMHPILWSRVTDRRLSHPNTKVAVLSTFEHRSFDLADIPLVFKPQTDLLILNYIANHIIASGAVNKDFVGKHTKFARGADDIGYGLRADNPLEMQAKNAAKANTWEDISFEQFAAFVKPYTLERTAKESGVAAERLKALAELYADPKRKVMSFWTMGFNQHTRGVWANNLIYNLHLLTGKISEPGNSPFSLTGQPSACGTAREVGTFSHRLPADMLVANPKHRATAEKIWKLPAGTIQEKPGFHAVEQSRKLKDGVLKVYWTQVSNNMQAGPNVMQEILPGWRNPQAFVIVSDVYPTVSAQAADLILPSAMWVEKEGAYGNAERRTQFWHQLVKAPGEAKSDLWQLVEFSKRFTTDEVWPAELLAKAPEYKGKTLYQVLFANGQVDQFPREQIEAGYANDEAEAFGFYLQKGLFEEYAQFGRGHAHDLAPFDSYHAERGLRWPVVDGKETRWRYREGLDPYVEKGSGVQFYGYPDKRALIFALPYEPPAEAPDDDFPFWLSTGRVLEHWHTGSMTQRVEELHGAVPDALVYMHPDDARALKARRGSEVKVISRRGEIRARIETRGRNKPPRGLVFVPFFDANKLINKVTLDATDPISKQTDYKKCAVKIELVNLA; this is encoded by the coding sequence TACCGGCTGCAGCGTGATGGTCGCCACCCGCGACAACCGCGTGGTGGCCACCCACGGTGACGTCAAGGCCGAGGTCAATCGCGGCCTGAACTGCGTCAAGGGCTACTTCCTGTCGAAAATCATGTACGGCGTCGACCGCCTCAACCAACCGCTGCTGCGCATGAAGAATGGCGTGTACGACAAGCAGGGTGAATTCCAGCCGGTGAGCTGGGAGCAGGCCTTCGACATCATGGAACAGAAGACCAAGGAGGCGCTGCGCGAGCATGGCCCCGAGGCCGTCGGCATGTTCGGTTCAGGGCAATGGACGGTGTGGGAAGGCTACGCCGCCAACAAGCTGATGAAGGCCGGTTTCCGCTCCAACAACATCGACCCCAACGCGCGCCACTGCATGGCTTCGGCGGTGATGGGCTTCATGCGTACCTTCGGCATGGACGAGCCGATGGGCTGCTACGACGACATCGAGGCCGCCGACGCCTTCGTGCTGTGGGGCTCGAACATGGCCGAAATGCACCCCATCCTCTGGAGCCGGGTCACTGATCGTCGCCTCAGCCATCCGAACACCAAGGTCGCCGTGCTTTCCACCTTCGAGCACCGCAGCTTCGACCTCGCCGACATCCCGCTGGTATTCAAACCGCAGACCGACCTGCTGATACTCAACTACATCGCCAACCACATCATCGCAAGCGGCGCGGTTAACAAGGACTTCGTCGGCAAGCACACCAAGTTCGCCCGCGGCGCCGACGACATCGGCTACGGCCTGCGCGCCGACAACCCACTGGAGATGCAGGCCAAGAACGCGGCCAAGGCCAACACCTGGGAGGACATATCCTTCGAGCAGTTCGCCGCCTTCGTCAAACCCTACACACTGGAGCGCACCGCCAAGGAAAGCGGCGTGGCGGCCGAGCGCCTCAAGGCCCTGGCCGAGCTGTACGCCGACCCCAAGCGCAAGGTCATGTCGTTCTGGACCATGGGTTTCAACCAGCACACCCGCGGTGTCTGGGCCAATAACCTGATCTACAACCTGCACCTGCTCACCGGCAAGATCAGCGAACCGGGCAACAGCCCCTTCTCCCTCACCGGCCAGCCATCGGCCTGCGGCACCGCGCGCGAGGTGGGCACTTTCTCCCATCGTCTGCCCGCCGACATGCTGGTGGCCAACCCCAAGCACCGTGCAACCGCCGAGAAGATCTGGAAGCTGCCGGCCGGCACCATCCAGGAAAAACCCGGCTTTCATGCCGTGGAACAGAGCCGCAAGCTCAAGGACGGCGTACTCAAGGTCTACTGGACCCAGGTCAGCAACAACATGCAGGCCGGCCCCAACGTGATGCAGGAGATCCTCCCCGGTTGGCGCAACCCGCAGGCCTTCGTCATCGTCTCCGATGTCTACCCCACCGTCTCGGCCCAGGCTGCCGACCTGATCCTGCCCAGCGCCATGTGGGTGGAGAAGGAAGGCGCCTACGGCAATGCCGAGCGCCGCACGCAGTTCTGGCACCAACTGGTCAAGGCACCGGGCGAGGCCAAGTCCGACCTGTGGCAACTGGTGGAATTTTCCAAGCGCTTTACCACCGACGAAGTCTGGCCTGCCGAACTGCTGGCCAAGGCCCCGGAATACAAGGGCAAGACGCTCTACCAGGTGCTGTTCGCCAACGGCCAGGTCGACCAGTTCCCCCGCGAACAGATCGAGGCCGGCTATGCCAACGACGAGGCCGAGGCCTTTGGCTTTTACCTGCAGAAGGGCTTGTTCGAGGAATATGCCCAGTTCGGTCGCGGCCATGCCCATGACCTGGCGCCCTTCGACAGCTATCACGCCGAGCGTGGCCTGCGCTGGCCGGTGGTTGACGGCAAGGAAACGCGCTGGCGCTATCGCGAAGGCCTCGACCCCTACGTGGAAAAAGGCAGCGGCGTGCAGTTCTACGGCTACCCGGACAAACGCGCGCTGATCTTCGCCCTGCCCTACGAACCGCCAGCCGAGGCGCCGGATGACGACTTCCCGTTCTGGCTCAGCACTGGCCGCGTGCTCGAACACTGGCACACCGGCAGCATGACCCAGCGCGTCGAGGAGCTGCACGGCGCCGTGCCCGATGCCCTGGTGTACATGCACCCGGACGATGCCAGGGCACTCAAGGCGCGACGCGGCAGCGAGGTCAAGGTGATCAGCCGGCGCGGCGAGATCCGCGCGCGCATCGAAACCCGCGGGCGCAACAAGCCACCGCGCGGCCTGGTGTTCGTGCCCTTCTTCGACGCCAACAAACTGATCAACAAGGTCACCCTGGACGCCACCGACCCGATCTCCAAGCAGACCGACTACAAGAAGTGTGCGGTGAAGATCGAACTGGTCAACCTGGCCTGA
- a CDS encoding TlpA disulfide reductase family protein has translation MGLGLRKVGKAVLVICAGLLLTACAEDFGPDQHGRKVTADSLDGQWLIINYWAEWCAPCRTEIPELNALEEKLKNQSARVIGVNFDALQGDDLKRAADSFDIRFTVLAQDPAARFELPRTDVLPVTYIVDAEGKLRERLVGEQTSAGLLAHLERLRGE, from the coding sequence AGGTCGGCAAGGCTGTCTTGGTTATCTGCGCCGGTTTGCTGCTAACGGCTTGCGCCGAAGATTTCGGCCCTGACCAGCATGGACGAAAGGTAACGGCTGACAGCCTCGATGGCCAGTGGCTGATCATCAATTATTGGGCCGAATGGTGCGCGCCGTGCCGCACCGAGATTCCCGAGCTCAACGCGCTGGAAGAAAAGCTGAAAAACCAGTCGGCGCGGGTGATTGGCGTCAACTTCGATGCCTTGCAGGGCGATGATCTCAAGCGTGCGGCGGACAGCTTCGATATCCGCTTCACCGTGCTGGCGCAGGATCCGGCGGCACGCTTCGAACTGCCACGCACCGATGTCTTGCCGGTCACCTACATTGTCGATGCCGAGGGCAAACTGCGTGAGCGCCTGGTCGGTGAGCAGACATCCGCCGGGCTGCTCGCACATCTCGAACGCCTGCGCGGCGAATAG
- a CDS encoding cytochrome c3 family protein, with protein MKSLMALLKEYWGILRRPSVHYSLGFLTLGGFIAGIIFWGGFNTALEATNTEQFCISCHEMRDNVYVELQDTIHYSNRSGVRATCPDCHVPHQWTDKIARKMQASKEVWGKIFGTISTREKFLEKRRELAEHEWARLKANDSLECRNCHNFDYMDFTKQSPRARQMHSSALASGAATCIDCHKGIAHQLPDMSGVPGW; from the coding sequence ATGAAGTCGTTAATGGCCCTGCTCAAGGAGTACTGGGGCATCCTGCGCCGCCCAAGCGTGCATTACAGCCTGGGTTTTCTCACTCTTGGCGGCTTCATCGCCGGGATCATTTTCTGGGGCGGTTTCAACACCGCGCTGGAGGCCACCAATACCGAGCAGTTCTGCATCTCCTGCCATGAAATGCGTGACAACGTGTACGTCGAGCTGCAGGACACCATTCACTACAGCAACCGCTCCGGGGTGCGCGCCACCTGCCCGGACTGCCACGTACCGCACCAGTGGACGGACAAGATCGCGCGCAAGATGCAGGCGTCCAAGGAAGTCTGGGGCAAGATCTTCGGCACCATCAGCACCCGCGAGAAGTTTCTGGAAAAGCGTCGCGAACTGGCCGAACACGAATGGGCACGGCTCAAGGCCAACGATTCGCTGGAATGCCGCAACTGCCACAACTTCGACTACATGGACTTCACCAAACAGAGCCCACGCGCCCGCCAGATGCACTCCAGCGCCCTGGCCAGCGGCGCAGCCACCTGCATCGATTGCCACAAGGGCATCGCCCACCAGTTGCCGGACATGAGTGGGGTGCCGGGTTGGTAA
- a CDS encoding nitrate reductase cytochrome c-type subunit yields MSLRFLPLLLLAAFGLAIAGELDYPLDAPAPDGRRPGGTLSQTLPAPVLGNEENKDLRRERNYPEQPPTIPHSIRGYQVDANGNKCLTCHSRAGSARSQAPMISITHYMDRDGQALAAVSPRRYFCTQCHVTQQEVKPLVGNAFRNIDQLLGDEAAGTAKP; encoded by the coding sequence ATGAGCCTGCGTTTCCTGCCTCTGCTACTGCTCGCCGCCTTCGGCCTGGCCATCGCCGGTGAGCTCGATTACCCACTCGACGCCCCCGCGCCGGACGGCCGCCGCCCCGGCGGCACCCTCAGTCAGACCCTGCCGGCACCGGTGCTGGGCAACGAGGAGAACAAGGACCTGCGCCGCGAGCGCAACTACCCGGAACAGCCACCGACCATCCCGCACAGCATTCGCGGCTACCAGGTCGACGCCAACGGCAACAAGTGCCTGACCTGCCACAGCCGCGCCGGTAGCGCCCGCAGCCAGGCGCCGATGATCAGCATCACCCACTACATGGATCGCGACGGTCAGGCCCTGGCGGCGGTTTCACCACGGCGCTACTTCTGTACCCAGTGCCACGTCACCCAGCAGGAGGTCAAACCTCTGGTCGGCAACGCCTTCCGCAATATCGACCAGTTGCTCGGCGACGAAGCAGCCGGCACGGCAAAACCCTGA